One Oncorhynchus keta strain PuntledgeMale-10-30-2019 chromosome 23, Oket_V2, whole genome shotgun sequence DNA segment encodes these proteins:
- the LOC118402053 gene encoding C-C chemokine receptor type 8-like — translation MAEYKDFLDLFSDENDMDYNYTDPIFVVDKLVNLCATADVNRFGAKFTPILYTINFLLSIIGNGLVLCIMYKYEKLTSITNIFLLNLVISDLLFASSLPFWALYHLYGWIFDSIMCKLVGSLYFIGFYSSILFLTLMTFDRYLAVVHAINAPKWRRKIYACVSSAVVWCISLLASVKELVLYNVREDPRDGYLCEETGFSNAIMIKWQLVGYYQQFVIFFLFPLAMVMYCYVRITVRIMSTQMRGKRRAVKLISVIIFTFFVCWTPYNVVILLRALQISTSDDSEPCSEVLNHAVYVTRNIAYLYCCVSPVFYTFVGKKFQSHFWQLLAKRIPCLKRHIMTSQSGNSRITSQKSPHTMYEYEKGTGLQARAQVPVPI, via the coding sequence ATGGCGGAGTACAAAGACTTCTTGGATTTGTTCAGCGATGAAAATGACATGGATTATAACTACACAGACCCCATCTTTGTTGTGGATAAACTGGTGAATCTTTGTGCCACAGCTGATGTGAACAGATTTGGAGCCAAGTTCACACCAATATTGTACACCATCAATTTCCTGCTAAGCATCATTGGGAATGGGCTGGTTCTGTGCATTATGTACAAATACGAGAAGCTCACTTCCATCACCAACATCTTCCTCCTCAACCTGGTCATCTCTGACCTGCTGTTCGCCTCCAGTTTGCCCTTCTGGGCCTTGTACCACCTCTATGGGTGGATCTTTGACTCGATCATGTGCAAGCTAGTGGGTAGCTTGTACTTCATAGGATTCTACagctccatcctcttcctcactctcatGACCTTTGACCGGTACCTGGCTGTGGTCCATGCCATCAACGCCCCCAAATGGAGGAGGAAGATCTACGCCTGTGTCTCCTCGGCAGTCGTGTGGTGTATCAGCCTGCTGGCCAGTGTCAAGGAGTTGGTTCTATACAATGTCCGGGAGGATCCTCGTGACGGATACCTTTGTGAGGAGACGGGCTTCTCCAATGCGATCATGATAAAATGGCAGCTGGTTGGTTACTATCAGCAGTTTGTGATCTTCTTCCTGTTTCCCTTGGCTATGGTCATGTACTGCTATGTTAGAATCACGGTCCGAATCATGTCAACCCAGATGAGAGGGAAGCGCAGGGCAGTCAAGCTGATTTCCGTGATTATATTCACGTTTTTTGTGTGCTGGACCCCATACAATGTTGTAATTCTGTTGAGGGCCCTCCAGATCTCCACCAGTGATGATTCTGAGCCGTGTTCTGAAGTGCTTAACCATGCTGTGTATGTCACTAGGAATATAGCATACCTCTACTGTTGTGTGAGCCCTGTCTTTTACACGTTTGTTGGGAAAAAGTTTCAGAGTCACTTCTGGCAACTACTCGCAAAGCGCATCCCATGTCTGAAGAGACATATCATGACTAGCCAAAGTGGCAACAGTAGAATAACTTCTCAGAAAAGTCCACATACAATGTATGAATATGAGAAAGGAACCGGTCTTCAAGCCAGAGCACAGGTTCCGGTACCCATTTAG